One window of the Nicotiana tabacum cultivar K326 chromosome 4, ASM71507v2, whole genome shotgun sequence genome contains the following:
- the LOC107789701 gene encoding beta-carotene hydroxylase 2, chloroplastic, with protein MAAGSASSPTICFKHNPVLGPKPTSTSPPVLLFSPLTRNFGEINLRCRRKPKLTVCFVLENEKLNTQSEIIEAKEIEVKIEEQSSAARLAEKLARKRSERFTYLVAAVMSSLGITSMAVLAIYYRFSWQMEGGEVSFSEMFGTFALSFGAAVGMEFWAIWAHRALWHDSLWHMHESHHKPREGAFELNDVFAITNAVPAIALLAYGFFNKGLIPGLCFGAGLGITVFGMAYMFVHDGLVHKRFPVGPIANVPYFRRIAAAHQLHHSEKFNGVPYGLFLGPKELEEVGGNEELEKEVNRRIKNSKGL; from the exons ATGGCTGCCGGATCTGCTAGCTCCCCAACCATTTGTTTCAAGCACAACCCAGTTCTTGGCCCAAAACCTACCTCAACAAGCCCACCAGTTCTGTTATTCTCTCCGTTAACTCGCAACTTTGGCGAAATTAATCTGCGGTGTCGAAGAAAGCCAAAGTTGACGGTTTGTTTTGTGCTGGAGAATGAGAAATTGAATACCCAAAGTGAGATTATTGAAGCAAAAGAGATAGAAGTAAAAATTGAGGAGCAGAGTTCAGCTGCCAGGCTGGCGGAAAAATTGGCTAGGAAAAGATCGGAGAGGTTTACTTATCTTGTGGCAGCTGTGATGTCTAGTTTAGGGATTACTTCTATGGCTGTTTTGGCGATTTATTACAGATTCTCTTGGCAAATGGAG GGTGGAGAAGTGTCTTTTTCTGAAATGTTCGGTACATTTGCTCTCTCGTTTGGCGCTGCT GTAGGAATGGAGTTTTGGGCGATATGGGCACATAGAGCGTTATGGCATGATTCATTATGGCACATGCACGAG TCACACCATAAACCAAGAGAAGGAGCATTCGAGCTGAACGATGTTTTTGCCATAACAAACGCTGTTCCAGCCATTGCTCTTCTTGCCTACGGCTTCTTCAATAAAGGCCTCATCCCTGGACTCTGTTTCGGCGCG GGACTGGGGATCACAGTATTCGGGATGGCTTACATGTTCGTTCACGATGGATTAGTTCACAAGAGATTCCCAGTGGGGCCCATTGCCAATGTACCTTATTTTCGTAGGATAGCTGCAGCTCATCAG CTTCATCACTCGGAGAAATTTAATGGTGTCCCATATGGCTTGTTCCTAGGACCTAAG GAATTGGAAGAAGTAGGAGGAAATGAGGAGTTGGAAAAGGAAGTCAACCGAAGGATTAAAAATTCCAAGGGATTATGA